The Arachis hypogaea cultivar Tifrunner chromosome 16, arahy.Tifrunner.gnm2.J5K5, whole genome shotgun sequence genome contains a region encoding:
- the LOC112756252 gene encoding uncharacterized protein, protein MAWDLWGSSYDQVSCKDNYSDHPEWPYGFFFGCDPDVIEEDALNEEYCVQVLRILITKADTEIKELEKDLSSLQNELACAEHEKWPEICCSALTERINWLDVAISALKKDHADEIETGLLLHSKPAETLNEIVKALQRDHCQDENSQLVGANSLNPVMNATKCALDKESSQINSNIVIKEEKKEQEESKEHEESKQLCGTSEKSRNSSELSEMQQKRRDGAEIVDIADMVEELLAGTSLDLEGMNCSSGLSDGMKLSGTSDDNEEVGRSQLIGTDTGQISNQLSPVGNGNTSSECKREVAIVKSMDVSSDALISSTSIKGRKKCNDSKFGASNKWKGRNSDLEKKLCDFAPKTRKAVKKEPEVATAEDLDSINHPLQIVFPRDLFPVDTELSPFKGANGKNSQVINIEKSSLTHAQSSALIALLESQTRNAPYTGLQLTDKEKPLAEGLKTTKIFENLAQSDISFPSKLKTEGKRRFESETTSAGEPDDIPAEVSTSTSLIVSTKRQRKSTRISITDDTSSNVSLNSKMTRSAVLADQYETEVGAIVPYDSEFSESQKKKKGSNVKMDKPNPDGVTTDNRGEVDLQILYSMVGSTHETPESLLETLKKFTMDKLRAMAKDKNVKKYYKLNKGELVAQLVERLSSSNC, encoded by the exons ATGGCTTGGGATCTCTGGGGTTCTTCATACGACCAAG TTTCCTGCAAAGATAATTACTCTGATCATCCTGAGTGGCCATATGGCTTCTTCTTTGGCTGTGACCCTG ATGTGATAGAGGAAGATGCCTTGAATGAGGAGTACTGTGTTCAGGTTTTAAGGATTTTGATCACCAAGGCAGATACCGAAATCAAGGAACTTGAAAAGGATCTATCGTCCCTTCAAAATGAATTGGCCTGCGCTGAGCATGAGAAATGGCCTGAAATATGTTGCAGTGCTTTGACCGAAAGAATCAATTGGCTGGATGTTGCAATTAGTGCTTTGAAGAAAGATCATGCTGATGAAATAGAGACAGGGCTGCTATTACACAGTAAGCCTGCTGAGACACTTAATGAGATAGTGAAGGCTTTACAAAGGGATCATTGTCAAGATGAAAACAGCCAG CTAGTAGGTGCAAACAGCTTGAATCCAGTTATGAATGCTACTAAGTGTGCACTAGATAAAGAGTCTAGCCAAATTAATTCGAATATAGTGATAAAGGAGGAAAAGAAAGAGCAAGAGGAATCTAAAGAACATGAGGAAAGTAAACAACTCTGTGGAACTTCAGAAAAGTCTAGAAACTCATCAGAACTGTCAGAGATGCAACAAAAGAGACGGGATGGTGCTGAAATTGTTGACATTGCTGATATGGTTGAG gaattgcttgcagggACAAGTCTTGATTTGGAAGGTATGAACTGTTCTTCTGGACTTTCTGATGGGATGAAATTATCAGGGACATCAGATGATAACGAGGAAGTCGGACGAAGCCAACTCATTGGTACAGATACAGGTCAAATCTCCAATCAGCTTTCCCCCGTGGGAAATGGAAATACTTCCAGTGAATGCAAG AGAGAAGTTGCAATTGTCAAATCTATGGATGTCAGCTCAGATGCTCTTATATCTTCCACCAGCATCAAAGGGAGGAAAAAGTGTAACGATTCCAAATTTGGTGCTTCAAATAAATGGAAAGGTAGAAATTCTGATTTAGAGAAAAAACTCTGTGATTTTGCTCCAAAAACTCGAAAAGCCGTCAAGAAAGAACCTGAGGTTGCTACAGCTGAAGATTTGGACTCTATAAATCATCCTCTACAAATTGTGTTTCCTCGAGACTTGTTTCCTGTTGATACTGAATTGAGCCCCTTTAAAGGAGCTAATGGTAAAAATTCCCAAGTGATTAACATTGAAAAGTCCAGTCTTACTCATGCTCAAAGTTCTGCATTGATTGCACTGCTTGAGTCACAAACCAGAAATGCCCCGTACACTGGCTTACAGCTGACAGATAAAGAGAAACCACTAGCAGAAGGTCTTAAAACGACGAAAATTTTTGAGAACTTGGCACAGTCTGATATAAGCTTCCCTTCAAAGCTTAAAACTGAGGGAAAGAGGAGATTTGAATCTGAGACGACTTCTGCTGGCGAACCAGATGACATCCCTGCAGAAGTATCCACAAGTACATCCTTAATTGTGTCAACCAAGAGGCAGCGGAAATCAACACGCATCAGCATCACTGATGATACCAGTTCAAATGTCTCCTTGAATAGCAAGATGACAAGAAGTGCAGTACTGGCTGACCAATATGAAACTGAAGTTGGTGCTATTGTTCCTTACGACAGTGAATTTTCGGagtcacagaagaaaaaaaaaggttcaAATGTTAAGATGGACAAGCCAAATCCAGATGGGGTTACCACAGACAACAGAGGTGAGGTTGATCTTCAGATTTTGTACTCAATGGTTGGTTCCACCCATGAGACCCCAGAATCTCTTCTTGAGACTTTGAAGAAATTCACAATGGATAAATTGAGGGCCATGGCAAAGGATAAAAACGTGAAAAAGTACTATAAGCTTAACAAAGGAGAGTTGGTCGCACAGCTAGTTGAGCGGCTCAGTagcagtaactgctga
- the LOC112758348 gene encoding glycerol-3-phosphate dehydrogenase [NAD(+)] GPDHC1, cytosolic produces the protein MVGSIMGRFRNSNGTLAYENGCVQNGGCLSEEKLDELRKLIGKSEGDPLRIVSVGAGAWGSVFAALLQDSYGQFRDKIQIRIWRRAGRAVDRATAEHLFEVINSREDVLRRLIRRCAYLKYVEGRLGDRTLFADEILKDGFCLNMVDTPLCPLKVVTNLQEAVWDADIVVNGLPSTETREIFEEISEYWKERITVPIIISLAKGIQAALDPVPHIITPTKMIHQATGVPMENILYLGGPNIASEIYNKEYANARICGAEKWRKPLAKFLRQPHFIVWDNSDLVTHEVMGGLKNVYAIGAGMVAALTNESATSKSVYFAHCTSEMIFITHLLAEEPEKLAGPLLADTYVTLLKGRNAWYGQMLAKGQLSPDMGDSISGKGMIQGVSAVEAFFELLSQSSLNVLHPEENKPVAPVELCPILKTLYKILISRELSSQAILKALRDENLNDPRERIEIAQSHVFYRPSLLGQP, from the exons ATGGTTGGGAGTATAATGGGGAGGTTTAGAAATAGCAATGGTACATTAGCGTATGAAAATGGATGTGTTCAGAATGGTGGATGTTTATCAGAGGAGAAGCTTGATGAACTTAGGAAGTTGATTGGAAAATCAGAGGGTGATCCTCTGAGAATTGTTAGTGTAGGAGCAGGTGCATGGGGGAGTGTGTTTGCAGCATTGCTTCAAGACAGTTATGGGCAATTCAGGGACAAGATACAGATTAGGATATGGAGGAGGGCAGGCAGGGCAGTGGACAGGGCGACGGCCGAGCACCTCTTCGAGGTGATTAACTCGAGGGAAGACGTCCTGCGCCGGCTGATCCGGCGATGCGCTTACCTTAAATATGTGGAGGGGAGGCTAGGGGATAGGACACTGTTTGCTGATGAGATTCTGAAGGATGGTTTTTGCTTGAACATGGTTGACACACCCCTTTGTCCCTTGAAAGTTGTTACTAATTTGCAGGAAGCTGTTTGGGATGCTGATATTGTTGTTAATGGATTGCCTTCAACTGAGACAAGGGAGATTTTTGAAGAGATTAGTGagtattggaaggagaggatcaCAGTTCCTATTATAATCTCTTTGGCTAAGGGTATTCAAGCTGCATTGGACCCTGTTCCTCATATTATTACTCCTACTAAGATGATTCACCAAGCAA CTGGAGTGCCTATGGAGAACATACTCTATCTTGGGGGTCCAAATATTGCATCAGAAATCTACAACAAGGAGTATGCCAATGCAAGAATTTGTGGTGCTGAGAAATGGAGGAAGCCTCTTGCAAAGTTTCTAAGACAACCCCATTTTATTGTGTGGGACAACAGTGACCTTGTCACTCATGAAGTCATGGGAGGCTTGAAAAATGTCTATGCAATTGGAGCTG GTATGGTAGCAGCACTAACCAATGAGAGTGCAACAAGCAAATCTGTATACTTTGCACACTGCACATCAGAGATGATCTTCATTACTCACTTGTTGGCTGAAGAGCCTGAAAAGCTTGCAGGACCATTGTTGGCTGATACTTATGTGACTCTCTTAAAAGGGCGTAATGCATGGTATGGTCAAATGTTAGCAAAAGGTCAACTAAGCCCTGACATGGGTGACAGCATTAGTGGCAAAGGAATGATACAG GGAGTGTCTGCAGTGGAAGCATTCTTTGAGCTTCTGAgccaatcaagcttgaatgtgttgCATCCTGAAGAAAACAAGCCTGTTGCTCCTGTAGAGCTTTGCCCTATCTTGAAGACACTCTACAAAATATTGATATCGAG AGAACTATCATCACAAGCAATTCTGAAAGCTCTGAGGGATGAAAATCTGAATGATCCCAGGGAACGCATTGAGATTGCACAGAGCCATGTTTTCTACAGGCCTTCACTTCTTGGACAGCCATGA
- the LOC112755671 gene encoding S-formylglutathione hydrolase, producing the protein METAPSEISSSKMFGGYNKRYKHFSPTLGCSMTFHVYFPPSSSSSSAKFPVLYWLSGLTCTDENFIAKSGAQRAASAHGLALVAPDTSPRGLNVEGEADSWDFGVGAGFYLNATQEKWKNWRMYDYVVKELPKLLSDHFPQLETSNASISGHSMGGHGALTIYLKNLDKYKSVSAFAPIVNPINCPWGQKAFTNYLGDNKSDWEEYDATCLIKKFNAVPGHILIDQGEDDKFLKDQLLPGKFEEACKNANVQLKLRLQAGYDHSYFFISTFIDDHIQHHAKALSAL; encoded by the exons ATGGAAACGGCACCAAGCGAAATCAGCAGCTCGAAGATGTTCGGCGGTTACAACAAGAGGTACAAGCACTTCAGTCCAACACTTGGATGCTCCATGACCTTCCACGTGTActtccctccttcttcttcttcttcctccgccAAATTCCCT GTTCTGTACTGGCTGTCGGGGCTGACGTGCACTGACGAGAACTTCATCGCTAAATCGGGTGCTCAGCGTGCTGCTTCCGCTCACGGCCTCGCTCTCGTTGCTCCAGATACTTCTCCTA gaGGCTTAAATGTAGAAGGAGAAGCAGATAGCTGGGACTTTGGTGTAG GTGCTGGGTTTTATCTCAATGCTACACAAGAGAAGTGGAAGAATTGGCGGATGTATGACTATGTTGTCAAAGAATTGCCAAAGCTTCTGAGTGATCATTTTCCGCAGCTTGAAACATCAAATGCTTCTATATCTGGTCACTCTATGGGTGGACATGGTGCTTTAACAATCTACCTGAAGAATCTGGATAAATATAAG TCAGTCTCCGCTTTTGCACCAATTGTAAATCCTATAAATTGCCCTTGGGGGCAGAAGGCATTCACAAATTATCTCGGCGACAATAAATCTGATTGGGAG GAGTATGATGCCACCTGTCTGATAAAGAAATTTAATGCTGTACCCGGCCACATTTTGATTGATCAG GGGGAAGATGACAAATTTTTGAAGGATCAACTGCTACCTGGCAAGTTTGAGGAGGCATGCAAGAATGCTAATGTTCAACTCAAGTTGCGGCTTCAAGCTGGCTATGATCACTCATATTTTTTCATTTCGACCTTCATAGATGATCACATCCAGCATCATGCCAAAGCTCTTAGTGCACTGTAA